Proteins encoded within one genomic window of Kibdelosporangium phytohabitans:
- a CDS encoding WD40 repeat domain-containing protein translates to MLPLPGHSQVLTVSETGTQVRDNQAVASPRTRIGRRVRRNERPSVGIAVARTGAWIAAVIGQVVHIIDPKTGSVRRTLRFEDDVDEFGSTPDGTKAVSVVGDTVTRWDTGSWTVVAEYHIDKEMRATSKARWSPDGSLLAVVTDDQRLRILDEPGWAALTELRLDSEIHGCAWLDDSRLVVVGGRGVYWLAFQRP, encoded by the coding sequence TTGCTCCCTTTGCCCGGCCACTCTCAGGTGCTGACCGTCTCCGAGACGGGCACGCAGGTCAGGGACAACCAGGCGGTCGCATCCCCGCGCACCCGGATCGGCCGCCGGGTCCGCAGGAACGAGCGGCCCAGCGTCGGCATCGCAGTCGCGCGCACCGGCGCGTGGATCGCGGCCGTGATCGGTCAGGTGGTCCACATCATCGACCCGAAGACCGGTTCCGTCCGCAGGACGCTGAGGTTCGAGGACGACGTCGACGAGTTCGGCAGCACGCCGGACGGCACCAAGGCGGTGTCGGTCGTCGGTGACACCGTCACGCGCTGGGACACCGGATCGTGGACTGTCGTCGCCGAGTACCACATCGACAAGGAGATGCGGGCGACCAGCAAAGCGCGGTGGTCGCCGGACGGCTCACTGCTCGCTGTGGTGACCGACGACCAGCGGCTGCGGATCCTGGACGAGCCGGGCTGGGCCGCGCTGACCGAACTGCGGCTGGACAGCGAGATCCACGGCTGCGCGTGGCTGGACGACTCGCGGCTGGTGGTCGTCGGCGGGCGTGGCGTCTACTGGCTGGCTTTCCAGCGCCCATGA